In the Myxococcus fulvus genome, one interval contains:
- a CDS encoding tetratricopeptide repeat protein produces the protein MSSTHAREGGRLLQVGQPQEAVKSFQKGLAIDPDDVECLLGLVRTYLSTGAAADAETAALRLLKVKPDHAEGQAHLAMLRAQAGNAEALEALKVLAAAPTAGYFERFNLGGLLLDRGDLEGAKAAYESALQVAPGSAHVHFELGRIGMAQGQAGAAVTHFQKASENAPQEAMPLLMLSRAHAAQGALGLGIQAGTQALEKAQGGLRRAVLEDLFKLYLSGGSPEGAKRTAQELRQFDPSHVNYVYMHGLAMMSAAQFPEAKALFEEALRLAPRSWQTLQALAQMHGALGERAQMRRRMEEAVALVPTELGPVNDLALLLMQDDQHAAAKPLLERALAAHPDDATTHLNMAVATFLTDRQACIHHAQKALAQGEGVVREQAERLLKTLNAG, from the coding sequence ATGTCATCGACGCATGCTCGGGAAGGCGGACGGCTGCTCCAGGTGGGGCAGCCGCAGGAGGCGGTGAAGAGTTTCCAGAAGGGGCTCGCCATCGACCCGGACGACGTGGAGTGCCTGCTGGGGCTCGTCCGGACGTACCTGAGCACGGGCGCGGCGGCGGACGCGGAGACGGCGGCGCTGCGGCTGTTGAAGGTGAAGCCGGACCACGCGGAGGGCCAGGCGCACCTGGCCATGCTGCGGGCGCAGGCGGGGAACGCCGAGGCGCTGGAGGCGCTCAAGGTGTTGGCCGCGGCGCCGACGGCGGGCTACTTCGAGCGCTTCAACCTGGGCGGGTTGCTCCTGGACCGGGGAGACCTGGAGGGCGCGAAGGCGGCGTACGAGTCCGCGCTCCAGGTGGCGCCGGGCAGCGCGCACGTGCACTTCGAGCTGGGCCGCATCGGCATGGCGCAGGGGCAGGCGGGCGCGGCGGTGACGCACTTCCAGAAGGCGTCGGAGAACGCGCCGCAGGAGGCGATGCCGCTGTTGATGCTGTCGCGCGCGCACGCGGCGCAGGGCGCGCTGGGGCTGGGCATCCAGGCGGGCACGCAGGCGCTGGAGAAGGCGCAGGGCGGGCTGCGGCGCGCGGTGCTGGAGGACTTGTTCAAGCTGTACCTGTCCGGAGGCAGCCCCGAGGGGGCGAAGCGCACCGCGCAGGAGCTGCGTCAGTTCGACCCGTCGCACGTCAACTACGTCTACATGCACGGCCTCGCGATGATGAGCGCGGCGCAGTTCCCGGAGGCGAAGGCGCTCTTCGAGGAGGCGCTGCGGCTGGCGCCGCGAAGCTGGCAGACGCTCCAGGCGCTGGCGCAGATGCACGGCGCGCTGGGTGAGCGCGCCCAGATGCGCCGGCGGATGGAGGAGGCGGTGGCGCTGGTCCCCACGGAGCTGGGACCCGTGAATGACCTGGCGTTGCTGCTGATGCAGGATGACCAGCACGCCGCCGCGAAGCCGCTGCTGGAGCGCGCGCTGGCGGCGCACCCGGACGATGCGACGACGCACCTGAACATGGCGGTGGCCACGTTCCTGACGGACCGGCAGGCGTGCATCCACCACGCGCAGAAGGCGCTCGCGCAAGGTGAAGGCGTCGTGCGCGAGCAGGCCGAGCGGCTGTTGAAGACGCTCAACGCGGGCTGA
- a CDS encoding aldehyde dehydrogenase family protein, protein MSLAASPQGTTAGALESAIQRVKSGSLTWVKLTLPERISLLEELGRGYVAIAEPSVRAACEAKGINPDSPLAGEEWLSGPMVVVRNLRLLAASLRDIQHHGVPRIPASRLRTLEDGRLAARIFPMDSLEGMLLPRNEGEVHFQPGVTAANLREHQAAFYREPHGGRLCAVLGAGNVNSIPPADCLYKLFVEGTVCVLKMNPVNAYLGPFLEQAFAPLVRRGFFAVVYGGAEEGAALVSHPAVDEVHITGSDKTHDALVWGPPGPESDARRARNEPLLRKPFTSELGNISPVVVVPGPYSDGELRFQADNIAGMVANNASFNCNSAKLLVQPKSWRARSRVVDAVEASLGKAAVRRAYYPGADQRWRQFTEGRAHLRQVGRASEGELPFALIPDVDPLQTEDRVFRHEPWCTVLSETGLEGTDDPVAFLARAVAFLNEKVWGTLNATLIVHPGSLKDAEVCRAVEKAVRELRYGTVAVNTWPAAAYALVSLPWGGHPSSTPRDIQSGLGWVHNTLMLEGVEKSVLRAPLTNLPAPPWVPGHRGVGELGQRLVQFERSPSWLKVPGIAAAALRR, encoded by the coding sequence ATGAGTCTCGCCGCAAGTCCGCAGGGAACCACCGCCGGAGCGCTCGAGTCCGCCATCCAGCGCGTGAAGTCGGGCTCGCTCACCTGGGTGAAGCTCACGCTGCCGGAGCGAATCTCCCTCCTGGAGGAGCTGGGGCGCGGCTACGTCGCCATCGCGGAGCCGAGCGTGCGCGCGGCGTGCGAGGCCAAGGGCATCAACCCCGACAGTCCGCTGGCCGGTGAGGAGTGGCTGTCGGGCCCGATGGTGGTGGTGCGCAACCTGCGCCTGCTGGCCGCCTCGCTCCGGGACATCCAGCACCACGGGGTCCCCCGCATCCCCGCCTCCCGGCTGCGCACGCTCGAGGACGGGAGGCTCGCGGCGCGCATCTTCCCCATGGACTCGCTGGAGGGGATGTTGCTGCCGCGCAACGAGGGCGAGGTCCACTTCCAGCCCGGCGTCACCGCCGCCAACCTGCGCGAGCACCAGGCCGCGTTCTACCGGGAGCCGCACGGCGGCCGGCTGTGCGCGGTGCTGGGCGCGGGCAACGTCAACTCCATCCCCCCGGCGGACTGTCTCTACAAGCTGTTCGTCGAGGGCACCGTCTGCGTGCTCAAGATGAACCCGGTGAACGCCTACCTGGGGCCCTTCCTGGAGCAGGCGTTCGCCCCGCTGGTGCGCCGGGGGTTCTTCGCCGTGGTGTACGGCGGAGCGGAGGAGGGCGCGGCGCTGGTGTCGCATCCCGCCGTGGACGAGGTCCACATCACCGGCAGCGACAAGACGCATGACGCGCTGGTGTGGGGACCGCCGGGGCCCGAGTCGGACGCGCGGCGGGCGCGGAACGAGCCGCTCTTGAGGAAGCCCTTCACCAGCGAGCTGGGCAACATCTCCCCGGTGGTGGTGGTGCCGGGGCCGTACTCGGACGGCGAGCTGCGCTTCCAGGCGGACAACATCGCCGGCATGGTGGCCAACAACGCGTCCTTCAACTGCAACTCGGCGAAGCTGCTGGTGCAGCCGAAGTCGTGGAGGGCGCGCTCGCGCGTGGTCGACGCGGTGGAGGCGAGCCTGGGCAAGGCGGCCGTGCGGCGCGCGTACTACCCGGGCGCGGACCAGCGCTGGCGGCAGTTCACCGAAGGCCGCGCGCACCTGCGCCAGGTGGGCCGGGCGTCGGAGGGGGAGCTGCCCTTCGCGCTGATTCCCGACGTGGACCCGCTCCAGACGGAGGACCGCGTCTTCCGCCACGAGCCGTGGTGCACGGTGTTGTCGGAGACGGGGCTGGAGGGGACGGACGACCCGGTGGCCTTCCTGGCGCGCGCGGTGGCGTTCCTGAACGAGAAGGTGTGGGGCACGCTGAACGCCACGCTCATCGTGCATCCGGGCTCGCTGAAGGACGCGGAGGTCTGCCGCGCGGTGGAGAAGGCGGTGCGTGAGCTGCGCTACGGCACGGTGGCGGTGAACACGTGGCCCGCGGCGGCGTACGCGCTGGTGTCGCTGCCGTGGGGCGGGCATCCGTCCTCGACGCCGCGAGACATCCAGAGCGGGCTGGGCTGGGTGCACAACACGTTGATGCTGGAGGGGGTGGAGAAGTCGGTCCTCCGCGCGCCGCTGACGAACCTGCCTGCTCCTCCGTGGGTGCCGGGTCACCGTGGGGTGGGTGAGCTGGGACAGCGGCTGGTCCAGTTCGAGCGGTCGCCCTCGTGGCTCAAGGTGCCGGGTATCGCGGCGGCGGCCCTGCGTCGCTGA
- a CDS encoding M56 family metallopeptidase: protein MRTEWLVDVAAWLSSWPEGLWRASWQGALCAGLVWALTRLWTRMPASVRAGLWWLVALKFVVSLVGPHPLALPVLPASLSFLGGASAEQVSSLEGVEPSTRVVHEAGVEVAAPVHRGVGTRDVHVEKHEVVSEEGGFASGVLVVSPVSPRSEVAEWGRGLASHWKELLLWTVLAAWLGGVAWRVRAQARSWVTMARLRRDARPLNHPDLEEEVRELANSAGLRRVPALLVSDQVASPLATGLWEPVVVLPTKAVRRLPLAGLRMALAHEVAHLKRGDLWLGWVPALSEALLFFHPLARRAVKEYALAREEACDAEALRLTGAEPADYGELLLAFGVARPHGSAAALGASDHVHALHRRLSMLEHVDIGSSHSRRWLKVTLSVLGLVALVPFQVVARPEGQDTSKAPAPAAAPSSASAAQTPASPSRKQGTTRTGVMPAPTPASPAAPRAPAPASDAASRAVPATPPSPAAPGVSVPSPSPASRAAPEAPPSPVAPGAPVPSPSPAAHAAPEAPPSPAAPGSPVLSVNRAAPPVPAAPEAPSDSTHVSGRLVIAGSRTTMTRTQVTPTTPLTLATPVTPRTPTTLATPLTPSTRVTPPTPPTPMMGSAPRPPTPPTPMLAMAGGPPAPKPPRPPEPLDDDSGYVLLSGDSATMNGSMVDLQLAKMFKDKKGGELLYVRRKGETFIIRDAATLKTVREALNDVRTAGEAQGKVGERQGALGREQGALGMKQGALGIKQSELGLRHAELAHKRAGLRFESNRADSLPDAERDRRQAELDKQEEELDKQIDALDEQQEALSREQEALGREQEKLGEKQEALGREQEKVSEKAEVLRREAERKVQSLIDEALKKGLGQPLPT, encoded by the coding sequence ATGCGAACGGAATGGCTCGTGGATGTGGCCGCGTGGCTGTCGTCATGGCCGGAAGGACTGTGGCGCGCGTCGTGGCAGGGCGCGCTGTGCGCGGGGCTGGTGTGGGCGCTGACGCGGCTGTGGACGCGGATGCCGGCCTCGGTGCGCGCGGGGCTGTGGTGGCTGGTGGCGCTCAAGTTCGTGGTGTCGCTGGTGGGGCCTCATCCGCTGGCGCTGCCGGTGTTGCCCGCGTCGCTCTCCTTCCTGGGAGGCGCGTCGGCGGAGCAGGTCTCCTCGCTGGAGGGCGTCGAGCCGTCGACGCGGGTCGTGCACGAAGCGGGCGTGGAGGTGGCGGCGCCGGTGCACCGCGGGGTGGGCACGCGGGACGTGCACGTGGAGAAGCACGAGGTCGTGTCGGAGGAGGGCGGCTTTGCTTCGGGCGTGCTCGTCGTGTCGCCGGTCTCGCCCCGGAGCGAGGTGGCGGAATGGGGGCGAGGGCTGGCTTCCCATTGGAAGGAGCTCCTCTTGTGGACGGTGCTCGCGGCGTGGCTCGGGGGCGTGGCATGGCGGGTGCGGGCGCAGGCTCGCAGCTGGGTGACGATGGCGCGGCTGCGTCGGGACGCGCGCCCCTTGAATCATCCGGACCTGGAGGAGGAGGTCCGTGAGCTGGCCAACAGCGCGGGGCTGCGGCGGGTGCCCGCGCTGCTCGTGTCGGACCAGGTGGCGAGCCCGCTGGCCACGGGGTTGTGGGAGCCCGTGGTGGTGCTGCCGACGAAGGCGGTGCGACGGCTGCCGCTGGCGGGGCTGCGCATGGCGCTGGCGCACGAGGTGGCGCACCTGAAGCGCGGAGACTTGTGGCTCGGCTGGGTGCCGGCGCTCTCGGAGGCGCTGCTGTTCTTCCATCCGCTCGCGCGTCGCGCGGTGAAGGAATACGCGCTGGCTCGCGAGGAGGCGTGTGACGCGGAGGCCCTGCGTCTCACCGGCGCGGAGCCCGCGGATTACGGCGAGCTGCTGCTCGCCTTCGGGGTCGCCCGTCCCCATGGAAGCGCCGCGGCGCTCGGCGCCTCGGACCACGTTCACGCGTTGCACAGGAGGTTGAGCATGCTGGAGCACGTCGACATCGGTTCCTCCCATTCCCGTCGCTGGTTGAAGGTGACGCTGTCCGTGCTGGGCCTGGTGGCCCTGGTGCCCTTCCAGGTCGTCGCCCGTCCCGAAGGACAGGACACGTCGAAGGCTCCCGCGCCCGCCGCCGCGCCCTCTTCGGCGTCCGCCGCCCAGACGCCCGCCTCGCCGTCCCGCAAGCAGGGCACGACGCGCACCGGCGTGATGCCCGCGCCGACGCCGGCCTCGCCCGCTGCCCCGCGCGCTCCCGCGCCTGCGTCGGACGCTGCTTCACGTGCGGTCCCCGCGACGCCGCCGAGCCCCGCGGCTCCTGGTGTCTCCGTTCCGTCGCCGAGCCCCGCCTCGCGTGCGGCCCCCGAGGCACCGCCGAGCCCCGTGGCGCCTGGAGCCCCCGTGCCCTCGCCGAGCCCCGCCGCTCACGCGGCCCCCGAGGCGCCGCCGAGCCCCGCGGCGCCCGGGTCGCCCGTGCTCTCCGTCAACCGTGCGGCGCCTCCGGTCCCCGCCGCTCCCGAGGCCCCGTCGGACTCCACCCATGTCTCGGGTCGACTGGTCATCGCCGGCTCGCGGACGACGATGACGCGCACGCAGGTGACGCCCACGACGCCGCTGACGCTCGCGACGCCGGTGACGCCTCGGACGCCCACGACGCTCGCGACGCCGCTGACACCTTCGACGCGGGTGACGCCTCCGACGCCGCCGACGCCGATGATGGGGAGCGCGCCGCGTCCTCCCACGCCTCCGACGCCGATGCTGGCCATGGCGGGTGGGCCCCCGGCGCCGAAGCCGCCGCGTCCTCCCGAGCCGCTCGATGACGACTCCGGCTACGTGCTGCTGTCCGGCGACAGCGCGACGATGAACGGCAGCATGGTGGACCTGCAGCTCGCCAAGATGTTCAAGGACAAGAAGGGCGGCGAGCTGCTCTACGTCCGCCGCAAGGGCGAGACCTTCATCATCCGCGACGCGGCCACGCTGAAGACGGTGCGCGAGGCGCTCAACGACGTGCGGACCGCGGGTGAGGCGCAGGGCAAGGTCGGCGAGCGCCAGGGCGCGCTGGGCCGCGAGCAGGGTGCGCTCGGCATGAAGCAGGGCGCGCTGGGCATCAAGCAGAGCGAGCTCGGCCTGCGGCACGCGGAGCTGGCCCACAAGCGCGCCGGGCTGCGCTTCGAGTCGAACCGCGCGGACTCCCTGCCCGACGCCGAGCGCGACCGTCGCCAGGCGGAGCTGGACAAGCAGGAGGAGGAGCTGGACAAGCAGATCGACGCGCTCGACGAGCAGCAGGAAGCGTTGAGCCGTGAGCAGGAGGCGCTCGGCCGCGAGCAGGAGAAGCTCGGTGAGAAGCAGGAAGCGCTCGGTCGCGAACAGGAGAAGGTCAGCGAGAAGGCGGAGGTCCTGCGACGCGAGGCCGAGCGCAAGGTCCAGTCCCTCATCGACGAGGCCCTGAAGAAGGGCCTGGGCCAGCCGCTGCCCACCTGA
- a CDS encoding BlaI/MecI/CopY family transcriptional regulator codes for MKKPVGEQELSVLRYVAEHGPATVGEVAERFGEAQGLARSTILTVMERLRQKGYLTRRKVDGVFQYASPVPEGELLRGVVDDFVHRTLSGSLSPFAAYLSEAEDVSDAELAQLQDVVARLRSKKKKD; via the coding sequence ATGAAGAAGCCGGTGGGTGAGCAGGAGCTGTCGGTGCTGCGGTACGTGGCCGAGCATGGGCCGGCCACGGTGGGCGAGGTGGCGGAGCGCTTCGGCGAGGCGCAGGGCCTGGCGCGCTCCACCATCCTGACGGTGATGGAGCGGCTGCGGCAGAAGGGCTACCTCACGCGGCGCAAGGTGGACGGCGTGTTCCAGTACGCCTCGCCGGTGCCGGAGGGGGAGCTGCTGCGGGGCGTGGTGGACGACTTCGTGCATAGGACGTTGTCCGGCTCGCTGTCGCCGTTCGCCGCGTATCTGTCGGAGGCGGAGGATGTCTCCGACGCGGAGCTGGCGCAGCTCCAGGACGTGGTGGCTCGGCTTCGCTCGAAGAAGAAGAAGGACTAG
- a CDS encoding ATP-binding protein, with translation MDEVLALAAGWEGGGEQGRSCRKVLARLPWLLAAVRTALTGEQGLGEGSGQGQHLFAVVVPVYGDDGSLVGACARLQPRRTARAEPDTPGTEHVREHYESLIDSIDGIVWEADAEFRFTFVSRQAERLLGLHARRWVSEPDFWARHVHPEDWGRVMATCLDALRQGRTHELEFRMVTDSGRAVWMRTQVTATAEEGQPVRLRGLMVDVTEQLRSRESVEHTHSVLRATFDSIADGVIVVDAEQRIIAYNKRFQDMWGLSDAVMRERIAEAALRQAAPLTVDPAAFVAHVQAQFTPSAAVSVNVIEMKDGRVLESTSLPQRMGDAIIGRVWSYRDVTQERRAKMERERLLVAEQNARERTEESFALLDTFLNHAPVGLAFVNRDLRYLRINTALASLHGHSREWELGRTVWEANPLMAPHFAPLMLQVMETGLPMSDMEMSGHVPATPEELRHWRVSYYPVSTPSAGVVGLGAVVVEVTEEHRARQERERLLKEAQEAIRVRDDFLSIAAHELKTPLTPLKLHLQMMKQQATQGHAPKPHHVDKALSQVSRLSLLIHDLLDATRIEAGRLGLRRGPVELQALTDEVLAEARPLTGQHTLERVAPPEPLVVLGDRGRLAQVLSNLLENAFKYSPTGGSVRLKLERDGNMAHVSVRDSGIGIPDDQREHLFQRFFRARNAPISGFGGLGLGLYICRDIVERHGGHIWVDTRVGHGSTFHFTLPLAP, from the coding sequence ATGGACGAAGTGCTCGCGCTGGCGGCCGGCTGGGAGGGCGGTGGAGAGCAGGGTCGCTCCTGCCGCAAGGTCCTGGCGCGCCTGCCCTGGCTCCTCGCCGCGGTGCGGACCGCGCTGACAGGCGAGCAGGGGCTGGGTGAGGGCAGCGGCCAGGGCCAGCACCTCTTCGCCGTGGTGGTGCCCGTGTATGGGGACGACGGCTCGCTCGTGGGCGCATGCGCCCGGCTCCAGCCGCGGCGGACCGCGCGAGCGGAGCCCGACACGCCGGGCACGGAGCACGTGCGCGAGCACTACGAGAGCCTCATCGACAGCATCGACGGCATCGTCTGGGAGGCGGACGCGGAGTTCCGCTTCACCTTCGTCAGCCGTCAGGCGGAGCGGCTCCTGGGGCTCCACGCGCGGCGCTGGGTGAGCGAGCCCGACTTCTGGGCGCGCCATGTCCACCCGGAGGATTGGGGCCGCGTCATGGCCACCTGCCTGGACGCGCTCCGCCAGGGGCGCACCCACGAGCTCGAGTTCCGCATGGTGACCGACAGCGGGCGGGCCGTGTGGATGCGGACGCAAGTCACCGCCACCGCGGAGGAGGGCCAGCCGGTGAGGCTGCGCGGGCTGATGGTGGATGTCACCGAGCAGCTCCGCTCGCGCGAGAGCGTGGAGCACACCCACTCCGTGCTGCGCGCGACGTTCGACTCCATCGCGGACGGCGTCATCGTGGTGGACGCGGAGCAGCGCATCATCGCCTACAACAAGCGCTTCCAGGACATGTGGGGCCTGAGCGACGCGGTGATGCGCGAGCGCATCGCGGAGGCGGCCCTCCGGCAGGCCGCGCCCCTGACGGTGGACCCGGCGGCGTTCGTCGCCCATGTCCAGGCGCAGTTCACCCCCTCCGCCGCCGTCAGCGTGAACGTCATCGAGATGAAGGACGGCCGCGTCCTGGAGAGCACGTCCCTGCCCCAGCGGATGGGGGACGCCATCATCGGCCGCGTGTGGAGCTACCGGGACGTGACGCAGGAGCGCCGCGCGAAGATGGAGCGCGAGCGGCTGCTCGTCGCGGAGCAGAACGCGCGCGAGCGGACCGAGGAGTCCTTCGCGCTGCTCGACACCTTCCTGAACCACGCGCCCGTGGGGCTCGCGTTCGTCAACCGGGACCTGCGCTACCTGCGCATCAACACCGCGCTCGCGTCACTGCACGGCCACTCGCGCGAGTGGGAGCTGGGGCGGACCGTCTGGGAGGCCAACCCGCTGATGGCGCCCCACTTCGCGCCGCTGATGCTCCAGGTGATGGAGACGGGCCTCCCCATGAGCGACATGGAGATGTCAGGCCACGTGCCCGCGACGCCGGAGGAGCTGCGCCACTGGCGCGTCAGCTACTACCCGGTGAGCACGCCCAGCGCGGGCGTCGTCGGCCTGGGCGCCGTCGTCGTGGAGGTGACCGAGGAGCACCGCGCCCGACAGGAGCGCGAGCGGCTGCTCAAGGAGGCCCAGGAGGCCATCCGCGTCCGCGACGACTTCCTGTCCATCGCCGCCCACGAGCTGAAGACGCCGCTGACGCCGCTCAAGCTGCACCTGCAGATGATGAAGCAGCAGGCCACCCAGGGCCACGCACCCAAGCCCCACCACGTGGACAAGGCGCTCTCCCAGGTGTCGCGCCTGTCGCTGCTCATCCACGACCTGCTGGACGCCACGCGCATCGAGGCGGGACGGCTGGGGCTGCGCCGGGGCCCCGTGGAGCTCCAGGCGCTCACCGACGAGGTGCTCGCGGAGGCGCGCCCGCTCACGGGGCAGCACACGCTGGAGCGGGTGGCCCCACCCGAGCCGCTCGTCGTCCTGGGGGACCGGGGCCGGCTGGCGCAGGTGCTGTCGAACCTGCTGGAGAACGCCTTCAAGTACAGCCCCACCGGGGGCTCCGTGCGGCTGAAGCTGGAGCGCGACGGGAACATGGCCCACGTGTCCGTGCGCGACTCCGGCATCGGCATCCCCGACGACCAGCGCGAGCACCTGTTCCAGCGCTTCTTCCGCGCGCGCAACGCGCCCATCTCCGGCTTCGGCGGGCTGGGCCTGGGGCTCTACATCTGCCGCGACATCGTCGAGCGCCACGGCGGCCACATCTGGGTGGACACCCGCGTGGGCCACGGCTCCACCTTCCACTTCACCCTGCCCCTGGCCCCCTGA
- a CDS encoding phospholipase D-like domain-containing protein, which yields MKRIIIPGRNCWTVEETSDAGVLVDGRAYYRELYRAAKKARRYIAMTGWQFDSDVSLLRGEDLEEARGGEVRLLPMLDALCRANPELHVYILAWDFSLLLAMEREWMQHLLFNWTTNERVRFRFDPSSPLYGAHHQKLVVIDGVQAFSGGMDVCDCRWDDRDHRLSSSLRCDSGRDPHGPYHDVQAVFTGPVVGRLTELFEARWAHSGGGELHLPTVARDDVTFSSSVPAPPGPVAISRTFGKTLLPPQEAVQEVRALFLDAIEAADRFIYIENQYFSSRAIFQALVRRFRESGRPPIQVVLVLPKQPEALREQLAMGIAQVRLLRALERVARETGNTFRVYCSAARDEETGEDVYTYIHSKVMVVDDRFLTLGSANTTNRSLGLDSELNLSWEAENDGDAVSRAIRRVRVSLMAEHAGLSGAETLAPLMRADAGLVDWLDAVASAGLHRLRPHPMETVFDQSPLLKSLEPEDLVIDPEDSVLDESLFEALRGGEDGLFASGIRLLSRWLVGAAEERPHRAILPADSEDGPYGGG from the coding sequence GTGAAGCGCATCATCATTCCCGGACGCAACTGCTGGACGGTGGAGGAGACGAGCGACGCGGGCGTTCTCGTGGATGGACGCGCCTACTACCGTGAGCTGTACCGGGCCGCGAAGAAGGCCCGACGCTACATCGCGATGACGGGCTGGCAGTTCGACAGCGACGTGTCGCTCCTGAGGGGGGAAGACCTGGAGGAGGCGCGCGGCGGCGAGGTCCGCCTGCTGCCCATGCTGGACGCGCTGTGTCGGGCCAACCCCGAGCTGCACGTGTACATCCTCGCGTGGGACTTCAGCCTGCTGCTCGCGATGGAGCGCGAGTGGATGCAGCACCTGCTGTTCAACTGGACGACGAACGAGCGCGTGCGCTTCCGCTTCGACCCGTCCAGTCCCTTGTATGGCGCGCACCACCAGAAGCTGGTGGTCATCGACGGCGTGCAGGCCTTCAGCGGGGGCATGGATGTCTGTGATTGTCGTTGGGACGACCGCGACCATCGCCTGAGCTCGTCGCTGCGCTGCGACAGCGGCAGGGACCCGCATGGGCCCTACCACGACGTGCAGGCCGTCTTCACCGGACCCGTGGTGGGCCGGCTGACGGAGCTGTTCGAGGCGAGATGGGCGCACTCGGGCGGCGGCGAGCTGCACCTGCCGACGGTGGCGCGCGACGACGTGACGTTCAGCTCGAGCGTGCCGGCGCCGCCGGGGCCGGTGGCCATCAGCCGCACGTTCGGCAAGACGCTCTTGCCGCCCCAGGAGGCCGTGCAGGAGGTGCGCGCGCTGTTCTTGGACGCCATCGAGGCGGCGGACCGGTTCATCTACATCGAGAACCAGTACTTCTCCTCCCGCGCCATCTTCCAGGCGCTGGTGCGCCGCTTCCGCGAGTCCGGACGTCCGCCCATCCAGGTGGTGCTGGTATTGCCCAAGCAGCCCGAGGCGCTGCGCGAGCAGCTGGCCATGGGCATCGCCCAGGTGCGGCTCCTGCGCGCGCTGGAGCGGGTGGCGCGCGAGACGGGCAACACCTTCCGCGTGTACTGCTCGGCGGCGCGCGATGAAGAGACGGGCGAGGACGTCTACACGTACATCCACTCGAAGGTGATGGTGGTGGACGACCGCTTCCTCACGCTGGGCTCGGCCAACACCACCAACCGCAGCCTGGGGTTGGACTCGGAGCTGAACCTGAGCTGGGAGGCGGAGAACGACGGGGACGCGGTGTCGCGCGCCATCCGCCGCGTGCGGGTGTCGCTGATGGCCGAGCACGCGGGCTTGTCCGGCGCGGAGACGCTGGCGCCGCTGATGCGCGCGGACGCGGGGCTGGTGGACTGGCTGGACGCGGTGGCGAGCGCGGGGCTGCACCGGCTGCGCCCGCACCCCATGGAGACGGTGTTCGACCAGAGCCCGCTGCTCAAGTCGCTGGAGCCCGAGGACCTGGTCATCGACCCGGAGGACTCCGTGCTGGACGAGTCCCTCTTCGAGGCGCTGCGCGGCGGCGAGGACGGGCTGTTCGCCTCCGGCATCCGCCTGCTGTCGCGCTGGCTGGTGGGCGCGGCCGAGGAGCGGCCCCACCGCGCCATCCTCCCCGCGGACTCCGAGGACGGCCCGTACGGCGGAGGGTGA
- a CDS encoding chaperonin, translating into MAKTQRRGAVIRKARQVKATTARAVSGAGKSARKVQVTLGDLIAAAFDTVGGEVKKVKQVMSSKDMVLATGKHIVFVG; encoded by the coding sequence ATGGCGAAGACTCAGCGGCGTGGAGCGGTCATCCGGAAGGCTCGGCAGGTCAAGGCGACGACGGCCCGTGCGGTGTCGGGGGCTGGCAAGAGCGCTCGCAAGGTGCAGGTGACGCTGGGGGACCTCATCGCGGCGGCGTTCGACACGGTGGGCGGCGAGGTGAAGAAGGTGAAGCAGGTGATGTCCTCGAAGGACATGGTGCTGGCCACCGGCAAGCACATCGTCTTCGTGGGCTGA
- a CDS encoding anti-sigma factor family protein, which yields MAGNPACERFVPMLSPYVDGELTPAERVNVERHLTACRDCTGRAADLRAESGLLRVGLDMAVDDVDFKDFAQKVMARVTPEKPPLLERLKLALSEMFLYQRTAMVSSLATAAVLVAVGLPLLLSDRAPVGYGAERMTVKSIQPYQDARVAPVVMETDNGGTIIWLVDEETQDDPSQEDEEQGEDIGGGLRGGKGVKPLGKPKSEVERPSGGPL from the coding sequence ATGGCCGGAAATCCCGCATGTGAGCGTTTCGTCCCCATGCTCTCTCCGTACGTCGACGGAGAGCTGACGCCCGCGGAGCGGGTGAACGTGGAGCGGCATCTCACCGCCTGCCGAGACTGCACGGGGCGCGCGGCGGACCTGCGCGCCGAGTCGGGCCTGCTCCGGGTCGGCCTGGACATGGCGGTGGACGACGTCGACTTCAAGGACTTCGCCCAGAAGGTCATGGCGCGGGTGACGCCGGAGAAGCCGCCCCTCCTGGAGCGGCTCAAGCTGGCCCTCTCGGAGATGTTCCTCTACCAGCGGACAGCCATGGTCTCCTCGCTCGCCACCGCGGCGGTGCTGGTGGCGGTGGGCCTGCCGCTGCTCCTCAGTGACAGGGCCCCGGTGGGCTACGGCGCCGAGCGCATGACGGTGAAGTCCATCCAGCCCTACCAGGACGCGCGCGTGGCGCCCGTGGTGATGGAGACGGACAATGGTGGCACCATCATCTGGCTGGTCGACGAGGAGACGCAGGACGACCCGTCCCAGGAGGATGAGGAGCAGGGCGAGGACATTGGGGGCGGCCTTCGTGGCGGCAAGGGAGTAAAACCCCTGGGCAAGCCGAAGTCGGAAGTGGAGCGGCCCTCGGGAGGTCCCCTGTGA